The DNA sequence CGAACCGCGAGTCGATGAGCCCGAGCTGGAGCATCAGCACGAACAGCGGCACCATGGCCGCGGTGCCCGTCACCACGCTCGACAGCAGCAGCAGCACGTACAGCAGCGCGTCCCGGCCGGGGATGCGCACCCGGGACAACGCGTACGCGGCCGTCGCGGCGAAGGTCGTGGTCACCGCGGTCGCGACCACGCACAGCACCAACGAGTTGAGCAGCGACCGCACCGCGAACGGGTGGCGGAACGTCGCGTGCACGTTCGACGACGTCCACTCCGGCCAGCGGATGCCGAAGCCGGGCCGGGCGTCGAACGGCGCGGCCGCCAGCCACAGCATCGGCACCGCGAAGAACGCCAGCACCACGGCGACCAGCACGTAGGAGCCGATCCGGCGCACCACCCACCCCGGCGTCACGTGCGCCCGCGCAGCAGCCGCAGGTACACCAGCGCCACCACCAGGTTGCCGAGCAGCAGCAGCGACGACATCGCCGACGCGTACCCGAGCTGCCCGCTCTCCAGCGCCTGCCGGTAGATCAGCACGGGCAGCACCTCCGACTCGTGGTTCGGCCCGCCCGCGGTGAGCAGGAACGGGGTGAAGTCGTTGGCCGTCCACAGGCTGATGAGCAGCGTGTTGGTCAGCACGTGCCCCCGGATGTGCGGGAACACCGCGTCCCGGACGGTCTGCCACCCGCTCGCGCCGGCGAGCCGGGCGGTCTCCAGGTGCGACGGCGGCACGGCGGCCAGCGCGGAGCTGTAGAGCAGCAGGGAGAACGCCGTGCCGCGCCACGTGTTGAACACGATCAGGCTCACCATCGGGTACTCGACCAGCCACGCCGTCCCGGGTCGGCCGACGAGCAGGCCGAGCGTGCCGCCGTCCCGGCTCAGCACCGCGAACCACAGGTAGGCCACGACCGGGCCGGGCAGGATCCACGCCAGCAGCACGAACGCCTCGACGGTGCGCCGCAGCCCGGGCCGGGCCGCGCGCAGCAGCCAGGCGAGCCCGAAGCCCAACGCGTTCTGCCCGACGACCGCGGAGCCGAGCACGAACAGGCCGGTCAGCCACAGCGAGTTGCCGAACAGCGGGTCGGTCAGGGCGGTGGTGAAGTTGTCGAGGCCGACCACGCTCGGCTCGGCCGCGGCCGGTCCGGTGAGCTGGTAGTCGGTGATCCCGATGTAGAGCGTCCACAGCGCCGGGAAGACCAGGAAGAGCCCGATCAGCAGCAGCGCCGGCGCGACGAACCCGATCGCCCGCGCCGCGCCGATCCCGGCCGGGTCGCGCTCAGCCGCCCGCGACGGCATCGTCGCCGACCGCCTCGACCAGCGCTTCGTGGTAGGAGCGCGCGGCCTCGTCCGGGCTGCGGCCGGACACCACGTCGGCGGTCGCCTGCTGCAAGGCGGCCGACACCTTGGGGTAGTCGGCGAGGCCCGGCCGGTACCGGGTGATCGGCAGCACGCGGTCGGCGACGAAGCTCAGCACCGGGTCGCCCGCCAGCACCTCGTCGTTCACGTCGGTGCGCTGGGTGAGCTGGGCGCCGCCGGCCAGGGCGGACTTGACCGCCTCGGCCGAGTTGAGGAACTCCACCAGCTCCCACGCCTGGCGCGGGTACCGCGTGTTCGGGTTGATCACGCGCACGCCGCCGCCGGACGTGCTGACGAAGTCCTGGCCGCCGACGCCGGCGCCCGGCACGCGCGCCGGGATCAGCGCCCAGCCCACCGCCGTGTCCCGGTCGGCCATCTTGGCGACGCCGTTGCGCGGCTCCACCACCGAACGCCAGAAGTAGTCGCTCTCCAGCAGGATGCCGATCCGGTTCTCCGCGAACAGCGCGAACGACCGGTCCCGGCCCTTCGCCTCCTGCTGGAGGACGGGGTCACCGAGCCCGTCGCGGTAGATGCGCCGGTAGAGCGAGAGGACTTCCTGGACGCCGGCCGTCGCGCCCTGCCACTTGCCGTTCTCGTGCACGGTCGCACCGGTCCCCGCCAGCAGGGGCAGCACGCCCTGCATGGTGGTGGCCTCGCCCATGGCGGTGCCCGCGTTCAGCTGGACGGGCGTGACGCCGGGCAGCGCCTTGAGCTTCGCGGCGGTGTCGAGGACGTCGGCCCAGCTGCGCGGCTGCCAGTCGGTGGGCAGGCCGGCGCGCGCGAACAGCACCTTGTTGTAGAACAGCACCCGGCCGTCGGTGCCCATCGGCACGCCGTAGCGCTTGCCCTCGAACTCGCCGAGCCGCTGCACGGCTTCCGGGATCTGCCGCCAGCCGTCCCAGGCGTCGACCTCGGCGTCGCCGACCACCTCGGCCAACGGCCTGACGTGGCCGGCCTGGGCGAACTCGC is a window from the Saccharothrix saharensis genome containing:
- a CDS encoding carbohydrate ABC transporter permease — its product is MPSRAAERDPAGIGAARAIGFVAPALLLIGLFLVFPALWTLYIGITDYQLTGPAAAEPSVVGLDNFTTALTDPLFGNSLWLTGLFVLGSAVVGQNALGFGLAWLLRAARPGLRRTVEAFVLLAWILPGPVVAYLWFAVLSRDGGTLGLLVGRPGTAWLVEYPMVSLIVFNTWRGTAFSLLLYSSALAAVPPSHLETARLAGASGWQTVRDAVFPHIRGHVLTNTLLISLWTANDFTPFLLTAGGPNHESEVLPVLIYRQALESGQLGYASAMSSLLLLGNLVVALVYLRLLRGRT
- a CDS encoding extracellular solute-binding protein: MHSGGGAMRRTTIVLLSVTGLLAGCLGQTRDTDPARNADAEDITLTITANAVAGGKNARGADWITNWVIPRFTEAQKAKGVTATVRFEQNGAGDEDFKTKVALDLKTGGGGDVVELDGIWLGEFAQAGHVRPLAEVVGDAEVDAWDGWRQIPEAVQRLGEFEGKRYGVPMGTDGRVLFYNKVLFARAGLPTDWQPRSWADVLDTAAKLKALPGVTPVQLNAGTAMGEATTMQGVLPLLAGTGATVHENGKWQGATAGVQEVLSLYRRIYRDGLGDPVLQQEAKGRDRSFALFAENRIGILLESDYFWRSVVEPRNGVAKMADRDTAVGWALIPARVPGAGVGGQDFVSTSGGGVRVINPNTRYPRQAWELVEFLNSAEAVKSALAGGAQLTQRTDVNDEVLAGDPVLSFVADRVLPITRYRPGLADYPKVSAALQQATADVVSGRSPDEAARSYHEALVEAVGDDAVAGG